A genomic region of Solanum dulcamara chromosome 2, daSolDulc1.2, whole genome shotgun sequence contains the following coding sequences:
- the LOC129876968 gene encoding uncharacterized protein LOC129876968: MSDQKPLLSLKKTFFYKFFPSKDEEEACKVNNTPHVVTRELIEIRDLYPPPKIDLENPWQIKKKITHDEVDVGKLVIPFFETFEYILRYWKLDLANSLESRCGMPVNVWDATEENTPKKYEGGGVCLRKLYNDEFSLSCIELFKDHGLGIGDEIGLYWDPRSSSLMFKLLSQVGPQ, encoded by the exons ATGTCTGATCAAAAGCCTTTGCTTAGCTTGAAGAAGACCTTCTTTTACA AATTTTTTCCAtcaaaagatgaagaagaagcgTGCAAAGTTAACAACACTCCACATGTAGTGACTCGAGAGCTAATTGAGATAAGGGACTTATACCCTCCCCCAAAGATCGATCTGGAAAACCCATGGCAGATCAAGAAAAAGATTACCCATGACGAGGTCGATGTAGGAAAGCTGGTGATTCCATTTTTCGAGACGTTTGAGTACATTCTTCGATACTGGAAGTTGGACTTGGCCAATAGTTTGGAGAGCAGGTGCGGGATGCCTGTTAACGTGTGGGATGCAACTGAGGAGAATACTCCCAAGAAGTATGAAGGTGGAGGTGTTTGCTTAAGGAAGTTGTACAATGATGAATTTTCTCTTTCATGCATCGAATTGTTCAAAGATCATGGATTAGGCATTGGTGATGAAATTGGGCTTTATTGGGATCCTAGATCTTCAAGTTTAATGTTCAAATTACTTTCTCAGGTTGGACCTCAATGA